The following proteins come from a genomic window of Notamacropus eugenii isolate mMacEug1 chromosome X, mMacEug1.pri_v2, whole genome shotgun sequence:
- the RPL10 gene encoding large ribosomal subunit protein uL16: MKGWSWGPTGLSLTEMHAQSAAPLGRARRLRDLTSLWSDGSSGALAQTSPELYGRVTSYKRRTQRVRRPFPCGEVSAAGGTASRSASRSVPVPRPRETFLFPFSPSASAPSGAGAMGRRPARCYRYCKNKPYPKSRFCRGVPDAKIRIFDLGRKKAKVDEFPLCGHMVSDEYEQLSSEALEAARICANKYMVKSCGKDGFHIRVRLHPFHVIRINKMLSCAGADRLQTGMRGAFGKPQGTVARVHIGQVIMSIRTKVQNKEHVIEALRRAKFKFPGRQKIHISKKWGFTKFNADEFEDMIAEKRLIPDGCGVKYIPSRGPLDKWRALHS, translated from the exons ATGAAAGGGTGGAGCTGGGGTCCTACGGGCCTCTCCCTTACTGAGATGCATGCGCAGTCGGCCGCTCCCCTAGGCCGAGCGCGCAGGCTCCGAGACCTGACGTCTCTATGGTCAGACGGAAGTTCTGGAGCGTTGGCACAAACGAGCCCGGAACTCTATGGTCGGGTGACGTCCTATAAAAGGCGTACGCAGCGGGTGAGGCGTCCCTTTCCCTGCGGCGAGGTGAGCGCGGCTGGTGGTACCGCGTCTCGCTCCGCGTCTCGCTCCGTGCCTGTGCCTCGGCCCCGAGAGACGTTCTTGTTTCCCTTTTCACCTTCCGCCTCAGCCCCTTCTGGCGCCGGCGCCATGGGCCGGCGTCCCGCTCGTTG TTATAGGTACTGTAAAAATAAGCCGTACCCAAAGTCCCGTTTCTGCAGGGGAGTTCCTG ATGCCAAGATACGAATCTTCGACCTTGgcagaaagaaagcaaaagtagATGAATTTCCATTGTGTGGCCACATGGTGTCAGATGAATATGAGCAGCTGTCATCAGAAG CCTTAGAGGCCGCTAGGATTTGTGCCAACAAGTACATGGTGAAGAGTTGTGGCAAGGATGGCTTTCATATTCGTGTGCGGCTACATCCTTTTCACGTCATCCGCATCAATAAGATGTTGTCCTGTGCTGGGGCTGATAG GCTCCAGACTGGCATGCGGGGAGCCTTTGGGAAACCCCAGGGCACTGTAGCCCGTGTACACATTGGTCAAGTTATCATGTCGATTCGAACCAAGGTCCAGAATAAAGAACATGTGATTGAAGCTTTACGTAGAGCCAAGTTCAAGTTCCCTGGCCGCCAGAAG ATCCACATCTCCAAGAAATGGGGTTTCACCAAGTTCAATGCTGATGAGTTTGAGGATATGATAGCTGAGAAGCGACTCATTCCTGATGGCTGTGGGGTTAAGTATATCCCCAGCCGGGGCCCCTTGGACAAATGGCGGGCACTCCACTCCTAA